From Primulina tabacum isolate GXHZ01 chromosome 2, ASM2559414v2, whole genome shotgun sequence, one genomic window encodes:
- the LOC142535560 gene encoding expansin-B16-like, producing the protein MKGILYLVLVCILVVTAAAVADLHWYPATATWYGSPEGDGSDGGACGYGSLVDVKPFRARVGAVSPVLFKGGEGCGACYKVKCLDNSICSRRAVTVIITDECPGGYCSNGRTHFDLSGAAFGRMAVAGGHGLLRNRGEISVMYRRTACKYPGKNIAFRVNEGSTNFWLSLLVEFEDGDGDVGSMHIREANSNQWLDMTHIWGANWCIIAGPLQGPFSVKLTTLSTAKTLSARDVIPRNWTPKATYTSRLNFFS; encoded by the exons ATGAAGGGTATACTCTACTTAGTTCTTGTCTGCATTCTGGTGGTCACCGCCGCAGCGGTGGCCGACCTGCATTGGTACCCAGCGACCGCCACTTGGTACGGTAGCCCTGAAGGGGACGGCAGCGACGGCGGGGCGTGTGGGTACGGATCTCTGGTGGACGTGAAGCCGTTCAGGGCGAGAGTTGGAGCAGTGAGCCCCGTTCTGTTCAAGGGCGGCGAGGGCTGCGGCGCGTGCTATAAAGTGAAGTGCTTGGACAATTCCATATGCTCGAGGAGGGCGGTGACAGTCATTATAACCGACGAATGCCCCGGCGGTTACTGTTCAAACGGGCGCACGCATTTCGATCTCAGCGGCGCCGCCTTCGGCCGCATGGCGGTCGCCGGTGGTCACGGCCTGCTCCGAAACCGGGGCGAAATCTCTGTCATGTACCGCAG GACTGCATGCAAGTATCCAGGAAAAAACATTGCATTTCGAGTGAATGAAGGATCAACAAACTTTTGGCTCTCACTTTTAGTTGAATTTGAGGATGGAGATGGCGATGTTGGGTCCATGCACATAAGAGAG GCAAATTCAAACCAATGGTTAGATATGACACATATATGGGGTGCAAATTGGTGCATTATTGCTGGACCTCTTCAAGGACCATTCTCCGTGAAGTTAACTACACTCTCAACCGCGAAAACGCTCTCGGCCAGGGACGTGATTCCCAGAAATTGGACCCCTAAAGCCACTTACACCTCTCGCCTCAACTTCTTTTCCTGA